The genomic interval GAGCGACAGCGGCACGGTTGGTGAGGGAGTGGACGTCGAGGTTGGCGTCGGAGTCGATGTCTCGGTTGGCGTGGGTGTCGGAGTCGGCGTCTCCAGGCCAGTGGGCGTGCTGGATGGGGTGGGCGGGGAACTGGCGGAAGCCGTCGCGGTCGGCGTCATCGTTGATCCTTCTGTGGCGGCGGGAGTCGGCGTCTCCAGGGAGGTGGGCGTGCCCGACGGCGAGGGCAGGAGGGTTGGGGAGGGTATCGTCGTCTCCCCGACGAAGTCTGAGAGTTCAGAGTCCTCGGGTGCAGGCGGCTCAGACTCGACTGTGTCCGACGCCGTGGCGCCGACAATCGATGTCGCCAGTCCGTCAGGATCGGCCCCCACCGACATTGAAGGGAGAGCTTCAGTGCCGGGCGGGACCGTCGCCTCCACGGTGGAGGTCTCCGGCGGGAGCAGACCAGAATCGGTGCTGTCGGTCAACTCACTCTGCTGCAACCCCGGGTCGGGCTGTGCTTGCTCGTCCCCGGCTAGACTCGTGAAAGCGGGGACATCCGGCGGTCGTACCCCCGGATCGGTTGTTGCGTTTTCGCCGAGGGCGCCATCGGCGCTCTCGGCGAATTCGGAGGCGGGAGAGCCTGGATCAGCAGTCGGCATGGGATGCGATTCGGGAAGCTCGGCCAACCCTGGCGTGGGAAGACCCTCAGGATCAAGCGCCGGCTGGCCCCAGGCAGGCGGGGCCGCCAGAAGCAAGAGAGCGACCACTCCGGTGAGTGCGGCCGAAATGCGGAAAGGCGTGCGGTGGGACATACGCTCCCCCTAGCTATCCATCGGACGGAGTTGGCGAGCCAGCCCGCGATGCGATCGGCACAAAACCGCCGGCCTAGAAACAGCACCCCTCCGTGGGATTGCCGTTATCGACGCGGCGGCAGTCGTCCGGAAAGGGACAGAGGTATGGGGCTCTCGACAAGGATGGGAAATAAGGCAGCGGCCATTGCAGCCGCGGCGGGGATCGGGTGGACGGCGCATCGAACCCCCTTGGCCGTCGATCCTCAGAACAAAGTGCCCTGAGCCTGTTCTACTCTAGCACGGTCGAACGCGGCGAGTCAATTGCAGCCCGACGCGGGTGGATTGGGTCGTCGCCAATCGCCAAGTTGGCCTGTCTACCCGGTCGATCCCTCCCCCGCGACGGGTGACCGTCTGCTCCGTGAGCGCACGACCCTCCTGTCAATCCTGTCCCCCCGCGCTTGCAGGGTTGTGGGCAGCCCGCCAGAGTTCTCCGGGCCATCCGGCCTGGAACCCGTCCCCTCCCCCG from Anaerolineales bacterium carries:
- a CDS encoding lamin tail domain-containing protein yields the protein MSHRTPFRISAALTGVVALLLLAAPPAWGQPALDPEGLPTPGLAELPESHPMPTADPGSPASEFAESADGALGENATTDPGVRPPDVPAFTSLAGDEQAQPDPGLQQSELTDSTDSGLLPPETSTVEATVPPGTEALPSMSVGADPDGLATSIVGATASDTVESEPPAPEDSELSDFVGETTIPSPTLLPSPSGTPTSLETPTPAATEGSTMTPTATASASSPPTPSSTPTGLETPTPTPTPTETSTPTPTSTSTPSPTVPLSLARAFPAGAVWINEVAWAGTLASSSDEWIELYNPGSEAIDLSGWRLT